A stretch of the Uranotaenia lowii strain MFRU-FL chromosome 3, ASM2978415v1, whole genome shotgun sequence genome encodes the following:
- the LOC129752549 gene encoding uncharacterized protein LOC129752549: protein MARTKNGIPRRLVFESPRRPATPTKPSRPRTRLPPRRGTPFPSNLAGKYVLIRSFLKRPRRYRPGTVALREIRQYQRSTDLLIRKLPFQRLVREIAQTLGPQWRFQTTALAALQEASESYLVALFADTNLCAMHAKRVTIMVKDLQLARRIRGETR, encoded by the coding sequence ATGGCTCGCACCAAGAACGGCATCCCGAGAAGATTGGTTTTCGAATCTCCCCGTAGACCCGCGACTCCAACTAAACCTTCTAGGCCCAGAACTAGGCTTCCTCCCAGAAGAGGAACTCCGTTTCCTTCGAATCTGGCCGGGAAGTACGTGCTCATACGGAGTTTTTTGAAAAGACCCCGTCGCTATAGACCAGGAACAGTGGCTTTGCGAGAAATTCGACAGTACCAAAGATCTACGGATTTACTGATCCGGAAACTACCCTTCCAGCGATTGGTTCGGGAAATTGCACAGACACTTGGTCCTCAATGGCGTTTTCAGACGACAGCCCTAGCCGCTCTCCAAGAGGCCAGCGAATCATATCTGGTGGCTCTGTTTGCCGATACGAACTTGTGCGCTATGCACGCGAAGCGTGTCACAATAATGGTGAAGGATCTTCAACTGGCCCGCCGAATTCGAGGCGAAACTAGATGA
- the LOC129755409 gene encoding uncharacterized protein LOC129755409: MYEAQETGSFCWLLLSSEVRGKKKSKMDSLRRARRSTSTVQDNEAGLVHDNGAAFSETARVTKKKTSKLQQMTKQLDDEKMTNETLRYELKKARETIMSLQTRLTKPSQTSSDIGSDDFNHELGPSSTRRPTEGVIVETAQRSNVGASIDESRFLASMNQMSIASINIPECKPAKDNEEITRQHFEQWKELLQDALKLAGVIDESTQFTIFKLKAGHRLLEIFRNTKSAKNDPNLEICPFSNALSRLNAYFNSDSDIMLQRRRMTMMEQEPGESDLNFIHRVGTTARMCDFGEGKEFSEIVSTVAAHARNKEVRVTALEMLGSEGKFTDLVDKVR, translated from the exons ATGTACGAAGCTCAAGAGACCGGGTCATTCTGTTGGTTATTGTTGAGCAGTGAAGTTcgcggtaaaaaaaaatctaaaatggaTTCTCTTCGAAGGGCGAGAAGGAGTACGAGCACCGTGCAGGATAACGAAGCTGGCTTAgttcacgacaatggcgcagctTTTTCCGAAACCGCTCG AGTCACGAAGAAGAAAACATCTAAGCTACAACAAATGACTAAACAGTTAGATGATGAAAAGATGACTAATGAGACTCTGAGATACGAACTTAAAAAAGCGCGGGAGACTATAATGTCTTTGCAAACCCGTCTGACGAAGCCCTCGCAAACTTCATCAGATATCGGTAGCGACGATTTCAATCATGAGCTTGGTCCATCTAGTACACGTAGACCAACGGAAGGTGTCATAGTCGAAACAGCACAGCGATCTAATGTTGGAGCTTCTATTGATGAATCACGTTTCTTGGCATCAATGAATCAAATGTCAATAGCATCAATAAACATTCCAGAGTGCAAACCGGCTAAAGACAACGAGGAAATAACCCGTCAACACTTCGAACAGTGGAAAGAACTCCTTCAAGATGCTCTTAAGCTGGCTGGAGTGATTGACGAGAGCAcacaatttacaatttttaagttaaaggcGGGACATCGTTTGCTGGAAATATTCCGCAACACGAAATCAGCCAAAAACGATCCTAATCTAGAAATATGTCCTTTTTCAAATGCTTTAAGCCGACTAAATGCATATTTTAATTCCGATTCCGACATCATGCTTCAACGAAGAAGAATGACAATGATGGAACAAGAACCTGGTGAAtccgatttaaattttatacatcGCGTTGGCACAACTGCAAGAATGTGCGATTTCGGAGAAGGAAAAGAGTTTTCCGAAATCGTCAGTACAGTGGCAGCACATGCACGAAACAAAGAGGTTCGAGTAACAGCCCTAGAAATGCTAGGTAGCGAGGGAAAATTTACCGACCTTGTTGATAAGGTGCGATAG